Below is a genomic region from Papilio machaon chromosome 19, ilPapMach1.1, whole genome shotgun sequence.
atatcgacgctggaaagcgtaaacgctgtaaccccgaaagtatgaactttacaggagagacaaaaaatgataactcgtgagctgatacacctacaagcatgcggtatttagcaatgttgtgtagtttgtgctaacctataataaaatcattatcctttgataatggttgaaattattaacgtgtgaaaaacatattcgcgatttcaaggattacagcgtttatgctttccagcgtcgatatataaatgtgtattttgtttaatgcatatcaattgaaaatattaactttccTCAGATATTGTGACACCTTTAAAAGAAGCATGGAAATGGTCTTTCGGTACAAAATTAGCACCCGTCATTGAGAAGAAATTGGACTCTGGTGCAATATCGCCATTGTTGATAACATTCAATTATGACTATTTAGATGATTTAcaggtaataataataataattagatttGTAATTATCCAcacaaaacattataataaaaaatcggtACACTAAGTAGCAGGTTggatatattcaaaattaaatgtttgttagtaataatttatttatttatctatttatccatccatccattcagcctcgtttcgcccactgctgggcataggcctcccccaaagattgCCACAATGATCGAtactgtgcaacccgcatccagggtactcccgcaaccttgaccagatcatcggtccatcttgcgggacaataaaataaatcttactaatattaaaatgcgaaactttagatggatggatggatggtagttgttggaaggtatctccggaacaactcaacggatcttgatgtttTTCATatgtgtagaacatagtctggaagaacacgtaggctactaattaatgtaatgttaattttaaccaCAGACAAACCACGCGTTAAAGTCAAcccaaaatataaaacaatttttttttgtaaccaaATAAGACAGTTTgattttccaaaatattttattgcttctaccgttatttaatattatacttaacatgcttatttttttatatttaaatgtgacaataaacatatattattacatttatatttaaatcaattaggAATtagaaatacttaaaaaaatagctgCGCCATTGTTCGAGTCACGCCGTCAGCAACACAGGCGCTTTGCTACAGAGTTCACTAGACGTGTAGTGGAGCAAGCGCTAGAGAACGTTACTGTTGAAGCGCTTAAAGCGGCCAGCGAGAGCTGTTGTATGGCGTCTGTTGATACTGCTGTTAAATGTGTCAGTGTTGTTTGTACTCACTCACCTTTGTATCTTGGAGGAAGGTAAGTTGTATTGATTATTTAACTAGTAAACTATCTAAGTAATTCTTTCTAAAGTCCAGTCGCGGAGCACGAAAAATTTCGTACATTTAACTGTCATTACCTGTCTGTGTCACTCCCGCGTAAATACAATTAGTCTCGCTCGCACAAATACAATGGCCGCCGTCCTGAGGGATTGTAAACCTTTTACTGGAGACTATAAGGtttattcttttgtaataaatgtgacAGGCGAGACGTCTTCGGAAAGCAGTTACTCTGTTACAAAGGAATCGGattctgattttttatttttttatgccgaattaagattattaagattttttttttcttgttaagatttttattacttgtaatataaaatctaaataaataatttatataataataatagtttatatattatataataataactatatttaaagtttttttaagttggtaaattttctttctccttcaaataattcatgtaaaccgcactaaatacaaaaatgtttatgaccACTGTCACTAggtaaagaggtcattgtacgaaattcttcgtgctccgcgactggactatatcataatttaatattgtattactccataaaaatacattttgatacTCTTTagttaaacatgttttaaccTTTTGACCGCCGGTGGATATTATAGATGTTACTGTTAATGTGGTTATAAAAGACTtgttttacctttaaatatCTATGAATAAAACTGCTTCCAGTATGAATACTTTAAGAGTAGTAAATCCCGCaagaacaatatttgttaggtgCCCAAATGTGCCGGGTAGACCAGAGCAGTACCacgatcacacagaagacagacgtcaagtgtcAATTCCGCGTTACGtatgatgagtgtggtgccggaggcctaattttagtcatctttcccttcccacccttttcttattaggaaaggattgGATTTGGCgtaagaggggacgcataggaagggcaaatatcctctttctgtacgtTCCCGTCTCCGTAGGTAAAATATCTGCGTtgtttcgctatttcggcgaattcggTTGTCTGTTTGCTCGTTTGGAAgctttgatatataaaaaaactttgttatttatttgtcgaGATCGCATTTCAGGAGCTTACGCATAGTCGTATTTAAACAATCTTGATTTCTGGTAATGTCTAATATCAGCGGATGATAAAAGTGTCGACATATGTTTAAGTTAACATATAATTGAAACATTGTCTAAGTTTTTTTGGTTAGatccatattttttatcatcttcAAAGGTGTTCATAAACCTTATTGCGCGATGTTAGGAGTGTAATGTTGAGTTGGCACGTTCTGAATAagagtatttttgttttctgtgTGCCAACTATTCTTACTTTAAGTCCGTGACTTCATGTAGCTTAATCAGCTTGACCGACCGATGTAGTGTTACTATTTACAGATATATAAAGCTAAGTCGAGATTTGCCGCAGACTCCATGGATATTGTCAGGACGGAGAGTGATGCCTTCGTCTGTTCAGGAGATTATCTTCCAGCCTATTGCTGATTTATATGGGTAAGATCTAAGTctaaaggaaattaaatttttaaatacatttaattgatATTCTTAAGAAAAATGAGAAGTTTTTTTGAGTcagaataaaacatgttttccaCTGAGCGTCTTGTCGCGCGActgatatataaatacaagtcCCGCAGCTAAACACTTTAGTGGAAATGGGATTTAACTTATTTGCCATAGAAATAGAGGTTGCTTAATATTGTCGCGCGGTTAGGATAGTGGAAATGGTGTTTAAAGGCTGCGTATTAATTATAGTATGTCAGAGGCGGAAGCGGAGAGACGACTGAAGTTGATAGCAGCTGGTCGCGAGGACGTCGACGTGCGTTGTCTCGGACAAGGTCGACCTTTTGCTATTGAGGTGATCCATCGTCGAATACTTCATatctaaatttctttattttaatataatgcaCAGATACTGATCATGTTACATACTATGAAAATTTAGGAAGTAATAGATAGGCgaataaaaactaaagtcAAACTATAGTTAGGAATactttttaaccgacttcaaaaagaaggaggttatcaattcgactgtatttttttatgtgttttactgcggaactccgcccctggtggtccgattttgataaaaaatattttaaccgaaaggaagtgcttgcagatgggtccctttttttagattttttttttaaataactagaaaactagtagatttttacCTTAAGTTCTGTACCGATTTTGTTTGATTAGTTATGTTTCTAAGTTCATGAACTTAGAAACATAACTAATGGTAATATAAGAGTTAATTGGGGTCATGACCCCAATTAACTCTTATATAGTAGTCGTTTTCTGATATCTTGGTTGACCTTAACTTTACACAAGTCTGTGCAGAACACAATGTTAGGCGTGTTAGACCGCAGTGCGATGTGAGAGAAGGGCACTACGCAGCGCGTGACTTTGgaccgccaagatatttgaaaagaactataCTACTGCTTAGTTTTGTCTTTACTTGTTCTTCTTGTATATGAATCTATATTAAACAGATCACAGACCCCCAAAGGCAGTTAACGACAGAGGAACTAGAGAAGGCCTGCAAATTGATAGCCAGCGGCGGTGACGTCATAGTCAAAAAATTAGTGCCTATTGTTAAGTAAGTCTATAATTAcagattgtatttaaaatgcttttCCACTAAGCGAATAGTTATGCGACTATActactgttataaaaaatgaaagtcgCACGCGACTAGACTCTTAGTGGAAAAGTGGTCTAAGACTTTtgtttattagaaattaaCACTTGTTTCTGTGCAGAGATGATCTGATACTGTTAAAGAAAGGTGAAGAAACTAAAACGAAAACTTACGAAGCCATTTGTATTAAACTCACGCATTCGGAATTTGATCAGGTGAGTTATTACTTAGCTTATTTTGAAACTCATCATCAGGTCACTAAAGGTCCCCACTAAGGGTCTCAGAGTCTACActaagttaagggtgactaggccatagtcaaccaggTCAAGTGCGGGTTAACTTCACACatgtcattgaatttcttttcagatgtgtgcagcatcacgatgttttccttcacagtattttaaaatactttgaacATATGATTAAAGCTTCAAAGCTGTTATGGTTTCGAACTTAAGACCTCATAATGtctatacttttaatataataagataattgtcgcaaatattataattaataattttttttcttttatttgttcagacaaaagtaaaagttttttttttttatcagttgctattaaataatatgaaactttggttgtacttattaataatttactattaataatatataattaaaaaagaaatgataaaaaatctatcttaaaaattttacctttataattCTGCTAACAgtcgcccgcggctccgtccgcgcggaattaaaaataaactttattagtagcctatgtagtcttccagactatattctacatctgtgtcaaatttcatcaagatccgttgaaccgttcctaagataccttcaaacaaacatccatctttctaaacattcacatcttatacatataaaagaaagtcgtgttagttacactatttataactcaagaacggctgaatcgatttgactgaaaattggtggtcaggtagcttagaaccgggaaacggacataggataatttttaccccgttttctattttttattccgcgcggacggagtcgcgggtaaaagctagtttataatattagcaagataaTCATAGATTTCGTATTTAAACAACtgaaacattacaaaataaatccatagacaACAAATGAAATCGTCAGCCAgtgacattattaaatataatttttccattgaattcgacTATACAGATAGATCCAGTTACACCTGTGACAGTGACAGATGTAGATATAGAACGTATCAATACATATCGTAACACGGCTGAAGGTGATGAAGCCAGGATAGAGATATCCCAGGCAACGCCAATTCGCGTACTGCACAGGAGACCTCTGCTCACTAGGACACGACACATCATTGAAGTCCACGCTAGTAAAGTACCGGGTgtgtaatataacattttaaaaacgatccatctaaaaaaacttaattagtagtctatgtgttctttcagactatctATGCCGAATTTCAGCCAGATCCGTGCAACTGTTGTGgaaataattactaataaacatccatacatacatagaaacattcgcattattctatcattaaaaaaaatatgtgagccgtcatgggacgcctggcagatgtgaaacatcgtttgtgtacaagtaatatgcataaaatattaaatatttataaaggtatacatatatatatatatatatatatatatatatatatatatatatatatatatatatatatatatacctcagtatagcttggcgacccgtcgccacggcaagcgtcgccacgccaacgattaggtttacaagtgatcctatagatgtttcacatcaattaacataaaaaaaaaattattaacacttTCAAAGCCACTacaattattcaattaaactGGCAAACTGAGTTTGTAGCACTGAACGTGTTAAATCAATGCGCAGGTTACCCGCAGCTGTTGTTGTTGCGCGTGCGCACGTCAGCGGGTACGTACGTAAAGGAGTGGGTGCACGGCGAGTTGGGGCGAACGCGACCCGCGCTCGCGCACGTGCTCGGCGCGCGCGCTGACTTGCTCGCGCTCGATGTCACCGCAGTCCACCTCGCATGGCCGCCCGaacatgaataataaatattttacaaatttattactagtttaATTTTCCTACATTTTGATCACAATTAACAATTACaatatggtaaaaaaaaatattttgtacactgTAGTTGATTCAAGCGCTAATATCCTAATTGTTAGAGGTTCGAATTACAGATCTAGCGGTCAGAATCAATTATTGCCGTGAACCATATCCTAACACAAGCTTTTTCCCCCAACATACCTCgaataataagaattattagtgaaataaaaaaatcttctaataattttaataaaaaaataactattggTGTTctgagataaataaaataatattttaaattatccaatatttcatttatccgatattaagtaatttaaggatatgaagtataaaataaaatattaattatacaagAGTTACTTATTTGGTACAAAAATCCAAGGTCATTCtaaggtaaaatataattatttcaacactcagtaataataataattttacctgAAACTCGTGTTACGTCACTTCTCTAttcatttaaatctatatatataaaagaaagtcgtgttagttacactatttataactcaagaacggctgaatcgatttgactgaaaattggcgggcaggtagcttagaaccaggaaacggacataggataatttttaccccgttttctattttttattccgcgcggacggagtcgcgggtaaaagctagttaaaaataaaagaccaatttatatttataatttatttacacccTGTCCTGACTAGACATTAGAACAATCAAGTTGCGTTACTAACGTTTAGTTTATTTGCAAACTATGTGGACagttaataactaaataatacagataattctaatatatacaaaatggTATCTTTAATACTGACAcagataagatatttttagtcACACAAAATACTTAACagattcatatttaaaataattattttctagatATAAAAGGTATCTGTGCCCGGTGAGAAAGACGCTGCTATCGTCTTTAGTTtgacagaaaatattaaaaaacctaTACAAGCATAGAAAATGACAAAAGACATTGATAACGATCTTGCACTTGACACTTTAATGATTGTCAAAAGGTCGCTAGTGAGCTATCATAACTAAGTTTTACGTccctagggttgccaggtcgtcaaacctactagccggacagaccagccagtttggccggacatttgggtagaaaggtcggacaacccgtattatttagaattttgtctcagtattaataggtacactctcgtttgggaaatgtaaaaagcctacctatgtccggctttatctggacgcctggcaacgctagaCGTCCCCATAGCGTAAGGTTATTAGACTATAAAAAAGATACGAGCacatgaaaatgtaaaactatTCAAAGATCAATGATTTGATTTGACAgcaataattatatcaaacgCGCAGGTGTAAAAAAggatttacagaaaaaaagaatcactaaacttataaatatttacattttataatactgtCAATAATTGGcgccaaaataaaatattgaacatCCATACTATTGACACTATTTAtgaagaattaattattaaacttttttgtattgttttataattatacaaaaaaaatgtctacatttggttatttaactttaatctCACTACAAGCTAATGTCTTTTcacgtaaacaaaaataattgaagttttaaaaaaaacaataaaattacaaaattaataggaACATAACTAATAAGTGTAGGGAGACAATGACGCTCCTccaaatgtatataaaacacCAAGACAATACAGCAACTAttacaaaattgtacatattacaatcttcttttatatatatatattttgtccGTGTTATGCATTCTTTTCTATTCATACTTTAACTCTGCTAACAATAAGGATTTATTTGTAGTATTTCATTTAGCTGACATCTTTTCAATGAATTCTTGTAGAGCTAATGCTTTGGCTAATCTTCTTCTAAattcctgaaataaaaatgaagtatTTAATAGATAGTTTAGATAGATCGATTTGGTACCAACAAAACAGCTGGCACAGATATAAGTCTAATCTTTATAAAGTTCTGCTgatataatgtaattataaacgGTGTAAGAGTGTagttaatctatatctatcgatatataaaagaaagtcgtgttagttacactatttataactaaagaacggctgaatcgatttgactgaaaattggtgggcaggtagcttagaaccaggaaacggacataggataatttttaccccgttttctattttttattccgcgcggacggagtcgcgggtaaaagctagttgttttataaaaggtaagtTTAATTACCTGATGTAACTGATGTCCGGTGCGAGGTACTCTGGTGGCGAACATGTCGCGCGACATAAGGCAGAGCGCCTTACCGTTCATGGGGAAGCGTTCGGGTAAACCGCCGCGAGCGGATACCCACGCCCCGACCTCCGCCCGGCCCCATGTGCGGGGATCTGACGGATAAAAgattatattagttatttgGTTAATGGTCATACTTTAACGCCGATATTAATAACCAAGCCCAATGGGttctaaattattactaatactAGTCAGAAACATAACTATAGATCTAGTAGTATAacactaatttattaaacatacccAAAGGTAAGTCGTCTTCCTGCAGTAGTCTGAGGTCGAGGGCTCCCCAGCTGCCGTCTGCGGGGGGCACGCGCTCGCAACGGATCTGTGTCGGCATGCTGCTCACACAATGTGGGGGGTACGTCTGTAAACATTCAGAATAGTTCAATTGGTCAGAAAGCTATGGTCGTAAGTTGTAGTAAGAAAATCCGCAATATGACTATACTTTCAATAATCTGTACTTTAGTAAAATCTCcttagtaaaaatacataatttcatAGGCAGACGTAGCATACGCCTTGTTTTTCAATTGATTACTATAACTACGGAAAGAAAACATCCTCccaaataattacataatagCCCCACGCGCCATTTTTAATCCGTCATTAGTACGGACGCGTGACCCACATCCGGTTTCCGTCGCGCGCATAATGGCGGATTTTGAATAAACGATCGGTTTCCGCGGGTAAATGTAAGCTAcactattcaatattttttttcattcgtgTTCATTTCCCGATATTTGTTGCGACGGATTTCCGTCTGCGCTTCGTATTCATTGTACGGAAGGTTATTGTGTGACCGTAGTTGTTACTGAGCTTATGTAATACtatttttgttgttacaaCGGCTCGCTTCGAACCGCAGTTACGGCAATTCAAACCCGAACTACGTCTATAAGTGTTTAAACGTGATTAAAAGAAGTGTAATACTACAATACAACATTATAAATTGACGATTGTGTTTCAATACTACCATTCCCTATAATAGATCAAgttacaaacatatttattggaacgaagttccttatcgcgcgttgtgaaagggggctagacggaaaaaattcttacgaaaagttgtcacgacactttttgctatagtaagtatgttaacgacgaatgagcgctacttcaccatggcaacgacgtgacaatatataacgaaaattcatagaaatgaaatgtacttcttgtgaagacttaagttttttattcatagaataaacattggttccttcactacttaatcgaaaggaacttcgttccatccgggtgtcccaacacacctctaaaggttttttataaatagctgtcgcccgcacgataataaaaaaaactcactaAGTATCCTATGTTTTCATCCAgattatgccaaatttcatcgagagagaacaaacattaatcaaaaaacccatctatctaaacattcgcatttatgatattagtaaaaagtacGATAGAGAGAATAGGATCATGTTAATTTAGTCCATTATATATACtttccaaaatatttctagTTTACTACGTTCTAAGTTTCGTGATTGggaaattattttctacataaattaaacttaacaatGATGATTCAACGttaacttacttttaaaaactattgttaTCAATCAATATGATTAATTGATTAAGGATATGTATTAGAAAAGCTAATCTGTTAAAAACAACTAGAGTAATTTTTTAGCCGAAATGACAGTTGATCATTTTAGCGGAAGCACGCGCACCATCTTCCCGCCAAACGGACGGACGTACCATAATCGAAATCGACACTTCCGCCCCATTCAAAAAAGGAACACATTGtcggttttttattatacgcCATTATTGACTCTTGAACATCTTTAAATGCctcattgtttaattaaatagggAATGTTGGATATTTTAATGCGCGGCGGATGTTAATTACGAACGTCTGGAAGCGAACTGGAGGCGGTTAATTTATGACTTAGGAAAACACTAAGCTAAAACTAGACAGCAAATGGTAatgattcatattttttatttagaccaaccaacaaacatattttttattaagaccaGAGATGTGAcggttttataaataaatcgatCAATTTATAAGAGGCATGTAATTTATGTTCTCTTACTACGATACGTTACTTATAAcgtacagataaaaaatatttctgatcCTGAGAGGTTCTGTGAACCTCCTGGtcagtttttcatttgtttaccCATTACGAGAGGTCAATTTAACCAAAGATCTACTGTTTACTGATGAGATCCTGTGCGATCTACcaattacatcatcatcatcatcatcagctcactgtacgtccccaccgaggggctcggagcctaccccaagttagggatgactaggccatagtcaaccacgctaacccagagcgggttggttgaatttcttctcagatatgtgcaggttgcatcacgatgttttccttcaccgtaagaacgtcggataaatgtacatatgtaaatcgaaaaacacattggtacatggcggatttcgaacccaggacatgcagattgtaagtcaagtgcttaacccctgagccaccgacgctctatctACCAATTACACACTACGTGAAATCTTGATGAATCAGTATAGTAGAGTACCtgcacaattttataatattttttaatttactaaaagaGAAATCATAAAACTGACAATTATTCTCAgcaaatacttatttatatttgagcATCGCGTCTGAGCATCTTCCGCTGCCGTTTGTTttacgtttttataatatatttgccTAGCCATTATCGAGTGAATTTACAGTCGCGACTTACCGGTCAATCGAATCGAAATTTGGTGTTTTGGAATGTAATGCGGAAATACAGATTAtgtgtacaaaaaatacattatataccaaacaaataaataaaaatgaaaccaTATTAGATGACATATGTGACTGTACTGGGCTGTACAAAACAGAATTATTTGTGACCAATAAATGAAATGAGTCTCTTCCCGCCATTGTGACGCGGACGTCAACGGATGCGAGAAAGCGCGGGAAAGACGCTGTCAGTGCTATGGCGGGAAACGGGCGCCGCAAACAATGACTGTAATTATTCTAACCACAGTCTCACAAAAGACTTGCGATCGCAATTTCCTTTGTTATTTTCACATTGCAAGATAACAGTTTGGATAAAcaactgtttatattttatggctgtttcctattaaaattcttaGGCGTATTGTATCCATAAACTTCGGAACGTTGGTATTACAGGGAAATTGGTTGTTATCGTCTTATTAAtcattattgttttgtaaaataatacataatagatatttgtaaaaattcaaaaatatttaaatcaataatttataaaatcaacgctctttttaactattttagttttaatacataatagatatttgtaaaaattcaaaaatatttaaatcaataattgataaaatcaacgctctttttaactattttagtaACTACACTTTGGATGGAttgattgatggatgtttgttgtgaattaaatttggcatgtatatagaacatatacacatcaaaaaagtctaagcaacacatataaatttcaattttacaatgtgttttcgaattaaatccttagtattttcgtacttttattatttattaatgcttttttaatattaaacaacaattttttttttcatttactttttaataatcttaataaccaATAATTACGAGTAAGGAATGTTTTTACGTAGTACAAAGTAAGGTGCCTAATCAACTgaacttaaagtaaaattaaatggttgtacaaaaattgcataaattaagACAAAGTGTGGTCTCCTCGGTTATGGAGAACTTGCTGGCACcgattattcatagaatcgaTGAGACTGTTAATGTGATCCTACGGTAATTGCtcccaatgaaattttagtaagtcCATCAGTTGTTGGGTTGTTGTCACTCCAtccaagtcatttaaaacacgTCTCTGGAGCATGTCCCGTGCATGCTCGATGGGGTTGAGGTCTGGCGATTGTGCAGGCCAAGGCAATACCAGGAAGTTTTCCCTTGCCAAGTACTCCCGTGTGTGCAAAGCTGTATGCGAACGCGCATTGTCATGCATCAAGGTGAAATCGAAGCCAAGCGCTTGTGCGAATGGATGGACATAAGGTCTTAGAACATCCTCAACGTAATTTACAGCGTTCATGTTACCATTTACAAAAACGAGCTCTGTTCGTATGTTCTTCATAATACCCGCCCATACCATAACTGTTAAGTCGTTGTATGGGTGCACTTCCTGAAGCCACCTCAGTCTTTCAGTATTTCCAGGACAACGGTACACTCTTACCCTTCTAGTATCAGGCTAGAACCCAAATCGAGACTcatcgcaaaataaaattttatcccatTGTTTCCGGGTCCATATAATGTGTTGCCTAAACCATTCATTTCGACGAGCGCGATTCCCGTGACGTATCGGTGGGCACCTAATTGGCCGTCGTGCTCGTAGGCCATACTCATGCAATCGATTTCACACAGTTTTGCAGCTAACAACAACACTACTTGAATTTTGTAGCCACAAACCTATCTCTCGGGCGGTTAACATCGGCTGGCGTCTTTCAGTCAGTTGTATGTATCGATCTTTCCGTGTTGTTGTACACCTTCCTCGACCTGGGTGCTGCTCAGCAGGATCTCTCGTGTTAGTTTAACGCTGATGAAGACGGCAAATAACGCTTCTGTTGATACCAAAATACCGAGATACCTGAGATTGAGTTCTTCCCGCTTGCAACATCCCTACAGCTCTCTGCATTTCATCTGCGTTCAAATGACGTCGCtccataacgtaaaaaatgtctcaaaattcaaatttgttcaaaactttttttaattattgtttgaatcttaaaattgataccgaatactaaatttaataagcaaagaaaacgctgtaaaattcgaacaaatgcattcgcttttgaatttgtgaaaaaaaaaacaaa
It encodes:
- the LOC106708280 gene encoding putative tRNA pseudouridine synthase Pus10 yields the protein MDDKNIFNVCKQAGCCDSCSLRYLGLKSSTVYEDVKKSAQRYKEEKTAVLENEQPPDDANKVTTADSDSAPPAKKIKLSVCVICLGILQEETWDDSFSMVKEVLERKKYTSNTFACALSSPIATILRERAMALRLENEIPNYDSNIVTPLKEAWKWSFGTKLAPVIEKKLDSGAISPLLITFNYDYLDDLQELEILKKIAAPLFESRRQQHRRFATEFTRRVVEQALENVTVEALKAASESCCMASVDTAVKCVSVVCTHSPLYLGGRYIKLSRDLPQTPWILSGRRVMPSSVQEIIFQPIADLYGMSEAEAERRLKLIAAGREDVDVRCLGQGRPFAIEITDPQRQLTTEELEKACKLIASGGDVIVKKLVPIVKDDLILLKKGEETKTKTYEAICIKLTHSEFDQIDPVTPVTVTDVDIERINTYRNTAEGDEARIEISQATPIRVLHRRPLLTRTRHIIEVHASKVPGYPQLLLLRVRTSAGTYVKEWVHGELGRTRPALAHVLGARADLLALDVTAVHLAWPPEHE
- the LOC106708329 gene encoding ets DNA-binding protein pokkuri; this translates as MTYPPHCVSSMPTQIRCERVPPADGSWGALDLRLLQEDDLPLDPRTWGRAEVGAWVSARGGLPERFPMNGKALCLMSRDMFATRVPRTGHQLHQEFRRRLAKALALQEFIEKMSAK